The stretch of DNA GGCCGCCGCGAAACCACCGGCCTCGACCACCTTGGCGAAATAGTAGAGATCGTTGAGATCCTGCATGAAAAGTCCACCGTTCTATCAGTGGGACGAACTATCGCATTGTAGGCGGCTAATCAGCTATTGGTTTCTTCCGTAGGATTGTCTCCATTCCGTCGCCGCCGGCGATTCTTTCCAGGAGATTCCACATGAAACTGCTGCACATCGATTCGAGCATTCTGGGCGACAACTCGGCTTCCCGTCAGTTGAGCAGCCAAGTCGTCAAAGCCTGGCAAGCCGCCGAGCCTGCTGCCGTCGTGACCTACCGCGACCTGGCCGCCGACGCCATCAGCCACTTCTCGTCGACCACCCTGGTCGCCGCCGGCACCACTGCTGAGCTGCGCAACGCCGCACAACAGCATGAAGCTGAACTGAGCGCTTCGACCCTGGCTGAATTCATCGCTGCTGACGCCGTCGTTATCGCCGCACCGATGTACAACTTCACCGTACCGACCCAGCTCAAGGCCTGGATCGACCGCGTCGCCGTTGCCGGCCAGACTTTCCGCTACACCGAAGCCGGCCCTGAAGGCCTGTGCGGTGGCAAGAAAGTGGTCATCGTCTCCACCGCCGGCGGGATTCATGCCGGTCAGGCGAGCGGCATTGCTCACGAAGAATACCTGAAGCTGGTTCTGGGCTTCCTCGGCATCACCGACATCGAAATCGTCCGTGCCGAAGGCCTGGCCTACGGTGATGAAGTGCGCAACAACGCGATGAGCGCTGCTCAGGCGAAGATCAGCGAGCAACTGTTCGCCGCTGCGTAAGCATTGCGTAAAGACCAGCTGCCGTTCAGGTAGTCTCTCAAAAAACTCTGTATTCTGGTTCTGCAAGGGCCAGATGCGGAGTTTTTTGTTTCTGACTGTTGCATAATCTGGCCCGGGTTATGCAGTCAAACGATCAACGTCTGAGTGCAACGCCGCGCCGGATCACCGAACCTCGGGGTTTCGGGCGTGTCGGAACACAAAGGATCTTTCGATTGAGTAACACAGGGTGGGCCATCCGATGATGCGTCTTTGTGCAACGTTACTGATTTGCCTGCTTGGCAGCCTCGGTTCAGTGCATGCCGCGCCCGGGCGACACCCTGTCTGGAGTGTCGGTTACCACGAGATGACATTCCTCGATCCGCTGGATCTGCAACCGATGCGCGCCATCGCCTTCTATCCCTCCAGCGACCGCGAACACACCAGCCTGCTTGAGGGTTACACCGTCGAGGCGGGTGCCGATACCAAGGTCGCCATCGGCCGCTTTCCGATGCTGATGCTGTCCCACGGCAACACCGGCACGCCCATCGCGCTGCATGACCTCGCCACCTCGCTGGCACGCAAGGGCTTTGTGGTGGTGGCGGTGATTCATCCCGGCGACAACTCCAGGGATCACAGCCGACTCGGCACCCTGAGCAATCTGTATGGGCGGCCGATCCAGATTTCCGAAGCGATCACCGCCACCCTCGGCGACCCGATGCTGTCGCCGTTCGTCAACGCCGATCAGGTCGGGGTGATCGGTTATTCGGCTGGCGGCGAGACCGCGCTGATCCTCTCTGGCGCGCAGCCGGACCTGGACCGCCTGCGCCGTTACTGCCAGGAGCGCCCGGACGACCGCGATGCCTGCAACACCCAGGGCGAGCTGATCGTCGATCGGGATGACTTGCAGCCTGTAGCCGATCCGCGCGTGCATGCGTTGTTGCTGATGGCGCCGCTGAGCCTGAAGTTCGGTCGTCACACCTTGGCGGATGTGCATGTGCCGGTGCTGCTCTACAGCGGCGATGGCGACAAGCTGGTGGCCTTCGACAAGAATGCCGCGGCGCTGGCGCGCAAGCTGCCGACTGCGCCGGACTTCAAATTGCTCGCCGGGGCAGGGCATTTCGTCTTTATGGCGCCGTGCAACGAAGAGCAGATTCGCGCAATGCCGGCGCTGTGTACCGACGCCGACGGTGTGGATCGCGAAGACATCCACCGCAATCTGATTTCCGAAGCCGGGCAGTTCTTCTCGCGCACGCTGGGCAAACCGAGCCGGGCGGGGATGCAGACCGCGGATCAGTGAGCGACTCAACTCCCCCCTGTGGGAGATGTATTTCAGTCTTGAAAACTTGCCCGGCGCTTGAGCAACAAGGTCAACCCCAGCCCGATCACCGACAACAGTGCCGCGCTGAAGAAAATCCACGAATACCCCAGGTTCAGCGCCACCGCCCCCATCAACGGCCCGGCAATCGCCAGCGCCAGATCGAAGAACACCGCGTAAGCCCCCAATCCCGAACCCCGGCTGGAATTGGGCACCTGCCTGATCGCCTCAACCCCCAGCGCCGGATACACCAGCGACAGGCCGAAACCGGCCAGCCCCGCACCGATCAGCGCGATCGCGGTGGACGGCGCCAGCCACAGCAGCACCAGTCCAACGGTTTCGATGCTCATGCAGGCAATCGCTGAGTTGAACCCGCCAAATCGACTGATGGCTGAAATGAACAGCAGCCGCGAGAGGATGAAGCACACGCCAAACACTGTCAGGCAGTACGCGGCGCCGCTCCAGCCCCGATTGAGGTAATAGAGGGTGATAAACGTGGTCAGCGTGCCGTAACCAATGGACGCCAGGCTCAAACTGGCGCCAAACGGTGCAATGCGCCCGAACACCGCCCAAAAAGGCAGCCGCTCGCCACGCACCACGGGCACCGAGGGTTTATTGCGGATCAGCACCAAAGCACCCGCCGCCAATACCGACAGGGCGATACCCAGGCTCGCGAAGCCGTAATCGGCGACCATCACCACGCCCAGTGGCGCGCCAATCGCAATCGCGCCATAGGAAGCAATGCCGTTCCAGCCGATCGACCTTGCCGTGTGTTCGGTGCCGAGCTGGCCCATGCACCAACTGATGGTGCCGACCCCGATCAAGCCCTGCGCGACCCCAAGCAACAGCCGTCCGGCGACCAGAATCAGCAGGCTCGGCAACGGGAAGTCCTGCAGCAGCG from Pseudomonas sp. P8_229 encodes:
- a CDS encoding FMN-dependent NADH-azoreductase; translated protein: MKLLHIDSSILGDNSASRQLSSQVVKAWQAAEPAAVVTYRDLAADAISHFSSTTLVAAGTTAELRNAAQQHEAELSASTLAEFIAADAVVIAAPMYNFTVPTQLKAWIDRVAVAGQTFRYTEAGPEGLCGGKKVVIVSTAGGIHAGQASGIAHEEYLKLVLGFLGITDIEIVRAEGLAYGDEVRNNAMSAAQAKISEQLFAAA
- a CDS encoding alpha/beta hydrolase family protein, producing the protein MMRLCATLLICLLGSLGSVHAAPGRHPVWSVGYHEMTFLDPLDLQPMRAIAFYPSSDREHTSLLEGYTVEAGADTKVAIGRFPMLMLSHGNTGTPIALHDLATSLARKGFVVVAVIHPGDNSRDHSRLGTLSNLYGRPIQISEAITATLGDPMLSPFVNADQVGVIGYSAGGETALILSGAQPDLDRLRRYCQERPDDRDACNTQGELIVDRDDLQPVADPRVHALLLMAPLSLKFGRHTLADVHVPVLLYSGDGDKLVAFDKNAAALARKLPTAPDFKLLAGAGHFVFMAPCNEEQIRAMPALCTDADGVDREDIHRNLISEAGQFFSRTLGKPSRAGMQTADQ
- a CDS encoding MFS transporter — its product is MSAQQQPPQSSMAITLQIVSIVFYTFVAFLCIGLPIAVLPGYVHEQLGFSAIIAGLVIGSQYLATLLSRPMAGRMSDTIGTKRAIVYGLSGIVLSGLLTLMSTLLQDFPLPSLLILVAGRLLLGVAQGLIGVGTISWCMGQLGTEHTARSIGWNGIASYGAIAIGAPLGVVMVADYGFASLGIALSVLAAGALVLIRNKPSVPVVRGERLPFWAVFGRIAPFGASLSLASIGYGTLTTFITLYYLNRGWSGAAYCLTVFGVCFILSRLLFISAISRFGGFNSAIACMSIETVGLVLLWLAPSTAIALIGAGLAGFGLSLVYPALGVEAIRQVPNSSRGSGLGAYAVFFDLALAIAGPLMGAVALNLGYSWIFFSAALLSVIGLGLTLLLKRRASFQD